The following are encoded in a window of Chryseobacterium sp. genomic DNA:
- a CDS encoding MFS transporter, producing the protein MPNSTKTFDTPTKRILPFILATAIFMQMLDSTILNTSLPSIAADLRESPLDMQNTIISYVLTLALFMPVSGFLADKFGTKKIFIFSIIVFSLGSLFCAASQNLTQLVISRVVQGIGGSLMTPVGRLALIKTYDRNELLPALNYAIVPALIGPVLGPLVGGYMVDYLSWHWIFLINIPIGLTGIFLSLKYMPDYKSAEISFDLKGFLIFASASLLLSVALELFGTSTRTTPVLLIFVLGFLMIYYYYRHASKTTDPIFPLNLFQVRTFRVGVLGNLATRLDISSVPLLLPLMIQIAYGQSAVISGWIVAPMALTAMFGKSSVIKILNRFGYRKTLMINTFIIGFLICCMALPNINTSIWWFLPIIAILGFFNSIQFTSMNTISLADLRNSHTSSGNSLLAVNQQLAIGFGIAFGLIVLKIFEGNAALMHGNPHLAFRYTFIVVGILTIFSGFVFRRLHYRDGENMRSAQ; encoded by the coding sequence ATGCCCAATTCCACAAAGACTTTCGATACCCCAACTAAAAGAATTCTACCCTTCATCCTTGCGACGGCAATTTTCATGCAGATGCTGGACTCCACGATCCTGAACACATCTTTACCTTCCATTGCCGCAGATCTGCGCGAATCGCCGCTGGATATGCAGAACACGATTATCAGCTACGTTCTCACACTGGCACTGTTCATGCCTGTAAGTGGTTTTTTGGCAGATAAATTCGGCACAAAGAAGATATTTATATTTTCCATTATTGTATTCAGCCTGGGATCTCTGTTTTGCGCAGCATCTCAAAACCTCACTCAACTTGTTATTTCGCGGGTTGTACAGGGAATTGGAGGCAGTCTGATGACTCCGGTAGGCCGTCTGGCGCTGATTAAAACTTATGACAGGAACGAACTTTTGCCGGCACTTAATTATGCCATTGTTCCGGCCTTAATCGGTCCGGTGCTGGGTCCTCTTGTAGGTGGATATATGGTAGATTATCTCTCATGGCACTGGATATTCCTCATCAATATACCTATAGGATTAACCGGCATTTTCCTGAGCCTAAAATACATGCCCGACTATAAATCGGCTGAAATCAGTTTTGATCTGAAAGGCTTCCTTATTTTCGCTTCGGCCTCGCTGCTTCTTTCAGTGGCTCTTGAACTTTTCGGAACCAGCACGCGTACCACTCCTGTGCTGCTTATTTTTGTACTTGGATTCCTGATGATCTACTACTATTACCGACATGCAAGCAAGACTACCGATCCGATTTTTCCGTTAAATCTGTTTCAGGTCCGCACCTTCAGAGTAGGCGTTTTGGGAAATCTGGCCACACGCCTGGACATCAGTTCAGTGCCGCTGCTCCTGCCACTCATGATACAGATCGCCTACGGCCAAAGCGCAGTGATATCGGGCTGGATTGTAGCACCCATGGCACTGACAGCCATGTTTGGAAAATCGTCTGTTATTAAGATTCTGAACAGATTCGGCTATAGAAAAACACTGATGATCAATACTTTCATTATCGGATTCCTGATTTGCTGTATGGCTCTACCAAATATTAACACGTCCATCTGGTGGTTTCTGCCTATCATAGCCATCCTCGGCTTTTTCAATTCCATACAGTTCACCTCCATGAATACCATTTCCCTGGCCGACCTGCGAAACAGCCATACAAGCAGCGGAAACTCACTGCTGGCAGTAAACCAACAGCTGGCCATCGGTTTCGGTATTGCTTTCGGGCTTATCGTACTCAAGATTTTTGAAGGTAACGCTGCATTGATGCACGGGAATCCCCATCTGGCTTTCCGATACACCTTTATCGTGGTTGGTATACTGACCATATTTTCAGGTTTTGTCTTCCGCCGGCTTCACTACCGCGATGGCGAAAACATGCGGTCCGCCCAATAA
- a CDS encoding LLM class flavin-dependent oxidoreductase produces MSKKIEFGLMTFADAAPETAANTGLNAQQRIKDLLEEIKLADELGIEIYGVGEHHRPDYAVSSPTTVLAAAAAITKNIKLTSAVTVLSSEDPVRVYQQFATVDAISGGRAEIMAGRGSFIESFPLFGYDLDHYNELFEEKLNLLLEINKSEIVNWSGQHRASINNLGVYPRAVEGEIPVWLAAGGTPASAIRAAKLHLPLMLAIIGGMPQQFTPFINLYKKTALENGVKSEDLQIGINNHMYIGEDGEKVADEYYPYYAQMMDRVGRSRGWQPMTRQQFEFMRSPEGSLLVGSVGQVVDKIVYEHQLFGFTRFLGHASLGFVPHELTMKSIELYATQVIPEVKRRLGVL; encoded by the coding sequence ATGAGTAAAAAGATAGAATTCGGTCTGATGACCTTCGCCGATGCCGCACCTGAAACAGCTGCAAACACAGGCCTCAATGCGCAGCAGAGAATTAAGGATCTGCTGGAGGAAATAAAACTGGCAGATGAACTTGGAATAGAAATATACGGAGTAGGCGAGCATCACCGCCCAGATTACGCTGTATCGTCACCAACAACAGTGCTGGCTGCAGCGGCTGCCATTACCAAAAATATAAAACTCACCTCTGCAGTTACCGTTCTGAGTTCCGAAGATCCTGTGCGGGTTTACCAGCAGTTTGCCACCGTAGACGCTATCTCAGGCGGCCGGGCTGAAATTATGGCCGGTCGGGGTTCTTTTATTGAATCCTTCCCTCTTTTTGGGTATGACCTGGACCATTATAACGAACTTTTTGAAGAAAAACTGAATCTTCTGTTGGAAATTAACAAATCAGAAATCGTAAACTGGTCCGGACAGCACCGTGCTTCCATAAACAATCTGGGAGTTTATCCACGTGCAGTGGAGGGTGAAATCCCCGTTTGGCTGGCTGCCGGAGGAACACCGGCCTCAGCAATCCGGGCTGCAAAACTGCATTTGCCGCTCATGCTGGCCATCATTGGCGGTATGCCACAACAGTTTACTCCGTTTATAAACCTTTATAAAAAAACTGCTCTGGAAAATGGTGTGAAGTCCGAAGACCTACAAATAGGCATTAACAACCATATGTACATTGGTGAAGACGGTGAAAAAGTCGCTGATGAATACTATCCTTACTATGCGCAGATGATGGACCGTGTAGGCAGAAGCCGTGGGTGGCAGCCGATGACCCGTCAGCAGTTTGAATTCATGCGTTCACCGGAAGGTTCATTGTTGGTTGGCAGCGTGGGGCAGGTGGTGGACAAAATCGTATACGAACATCAACTTTTTGGATTTACACGTTTCCTGGGTCATGCCAGCCTGGGCTTCGTGCCGCATGAGCTTACCATGAAGTCCATTGAACTTTATGCTACTCAGGTGATACCGGAAGTTAAGCGCCGACTGGGGGTTCTTTAA
- a CDS encoding pirin family protein: protein MSNLGLIIEEKAADIGNFLVGRLLPFREKRAVGPFVFIDHMGPAALKDYQNLDVAPHPHIGLSTLTYLLEGAIQHKDSLGNDLEIQPGAVNWMTAGKGVVHSERTPEYLRNTEKHLHGFQIWVGLPKDLEQSEPSFHHTEAADVPGWIDDGLRYKLIAGELSGKKSPVPVHSPLFFLEINSTGRQKVNIGGELFGEVAMYVLEGTVTVDGQVFGGQQLLIAKDAKLCEFEMSDKATVYLFGGEPFPEERYIFWNFVNSDKEVIEKATENWHQQNHEAFPLVPGDTDDYVPLPEAVLKSRLSR, encoded by the coding sequence ATGTCTAACCTTGGATTAATCATTGAAGAAAAAGCCGCAGATATCGGCAATTTTCTGGTGGGCCGCCTACTGCCTTTCCGCGAGAAAAGAGCGGTCGGACCCTTTGTATTTATAGACCATATGGGTCCCGCGGCACTGAAGGATTACCAGAATCTTGATGTCGCACCGCACCCACATATCGGACTTTCTACGCTTACCTATCTGCTGGAAGGAGCCATACAGCATAAAGACAGTCTCGGAAACGACTTGGAGATACAGCCGGGAGCGGTAAACTGGATGACAGCGGGGAAAGGTGTAGTACATTCTGAAAGAACTCCTGAATACCTGAGAAACACTGAAAAACATCTGCACGGATTCCAGATTTGGGTAGGACTTCCCAAAGATCTTGAACAGAGTGAACCCAGTTTTCATCACACCGAAGCAGCTGATGTTCCCGGCTGGATAGATGACGGCTTGCGCTACAAACTTATTGCAGGTGAACTATCTGGCAAAAAATCACCTGTACCGGTTCACTCGCCACTTTTCTTCCTTGAAATTAACAGTACCGGAAGACAGAAAGTGAATATTGGAGGTGAACTTTTCGGCGAAGTGGCAATGTATGTTCTGGAAGGAACGGTAACAGTGGACGGACAGGTTTTCGGTGGTCAGCAACTGTTAATAGCTAAGGATGCAAAACTCTGCGAATTTGAAATGAGTGACAAGGCGACCGTTTATCTTTTTGGCGGTGAACCCTTTCCTGAAGAGCGGTATATATTCTGGAACTTCGTAAATTCCGATAAAGAGGTTATAGAAAAGGCTACGGAGAACTGGCATCAGCAAAACCATGAGGCATTTCCTTTGGTTCCGGGTGATACAGATGATTACGTGCCTTTGCCGGAGGCAGTTCTCAAGTCGAGACTTTCAAGGTAA
- a CDS encoding GNAT family N-acetyltransferase: protein MTEIKHENDGHKGAFNLYVDGKKAGSMTYTGAGDDKFIIDHTEVDEAYNGQGLPKKLVFVGAEYARENGKKIIPLCTYAKSVFQRNKEIQDVLA, encoded by the coding sequence ATGACTGAAATTAAACACGAAAACGATGGCCATAAGGGAGCATTCAACCTGTATGTAGACGGAAAAAAGGCCGGCAGCATGACCTACACCGGCGCGGGGGACGATAAGTTTATCATAGACCATACGGAAGTTGATGAAGCGTACAACGGTCAGGGTCTGCCGAAAAAGCTGGTATTTGTAGGCGCGGAATATGCACGGGAAAACGGAAAGAAAATCATTCCGCTTTGCACGTATGCGAAGTCGGTATTCCAGAGAAATAAAGAAATTCAGGATGTGCTGGCGTAA
- a CDS encoding sodium:solute symporter yields the protein MNSATILILFVFAYFIGLLVIAYLTSRNADNQSFFIGNKKSKWWLVAFGMIGTSLSGVTFISVPGTVGKMTTGEYPFGGFEYYMMVIGFFLGYFIVAFVLLPLYYRMNLTSIYTYLGRRFNVEAHKIGSLFFIISRSIGATARLYLVVNVLQIFLLQALGVPFWVTAGVILLMVLLYTFEGGVKTIVITDTLQTSFMILSLVACIIFILSNLNLSYGEAYTILADKDYTHLINTDINSKTFFLKTVLGGMFITIAMTGLDQEMMQKNISVDNLKNSKKNMLTFAGTLLIVNLAFLFLGGLLYLFAMENGAVYSQVVDVVNGKQNITNVFGFPDAATGNITNIMGDDLFPALSLQGYFPLFIAVIFIIGLISALFPSADGALTAVTSSYCVDLLNINEDQTKTEKQKKRLRMKIHLIFTVIFFALIMIFKAINDKSIVYLIMEVAGYTYGPLLGLFAFGILTRFRITKKYSIIAVTLLAPVLTYLINYLVTQNSDYRIGVELIMINGLLTFIGLWLIRDRSTHLKVVE from the coding sequence ATGAATTCCGCCACAATACTGATTCTGTTTGTATTTGCCTATTTTATCGGGCTGCTTGTCATCGCCTACCTGACCAGCCGTAACGCTGATAACCAGTCGTTTTTTATCGGGAACAAGAAAAGTAAATGGTGGCTTGTGGCTTTCGGAATGATCGGGACGAGCCTAAGCGGCGTCACCTTTATTTCGGTACCCGGAACGGTGGGGAAAATGACAACCGGTGAATATCCTTTTGGCGGTTTCGAGTACTATATGATGGTCATCGGCTTTTTCCTGGGCTATTTTATTGTGGCTTTTGTGCTGCTGCCGCTGTATTACAGAATGAACCTGACCTCCATTTACACTTACCTGGGCCGACGGTTCAACGTGGAGGCGCATAAAATCGGGTCCCTGTTCTTTATCATTTCACGCTCCATTGGCGCCACAGCCCGCCTGTACCTGGTGGTGAACGTGCTCCAGATTTTCCTGCTTCAGGCACTCGGTGTACCGTTTTGGGTTACGGCCGGTGTTATTTTACTCATGGTCCTGCTTTACACTTTTGAAGGCGGTGTGAAGACCATCGTGATTACTGATACGCTGCAGACCTCTTTTATGATCCTGAGTCTTGTGGCGTGCATCATCTTTATCCTTTCGAACCTGAACCTGTCTTACGGTGAAGCCTATACTATACTTGCCGACAAGGATTATACGCATCTCATCAATACGGATATCAACTCCAAAACTTTCTTCCTGAAAACGGTTCTGGGCGGGATGTTTATCACCATCGCTATGACGGGTCTGGACCAGGAAATGATGCAGAAAAACATTTCTGTGGACAACCTTAAGAATTCCAAAAAGAACATGCTCACCTTCGCCGGTACGCTGCTGATCGTAAATCTGGCTTTCCTGTTCCTGGGTGGCTTGCTTTACCTGTTTGCCATGGAAAACGGCGCGGTGTACAGTCAGGTTGTTGATGTTGTAAACGGCAAGCAGAACATCACCAATGTATTCGGCTTCCCGGATGCCGCTACCGGGAACATCACCAATATTATGGGCGATGACCTCTTCCCGGCACTTTCTTTACAGGGGTATTTCCCGCTGTTTATTGCGGTTATATTTATTATCGGATTAATTTCAGCTTTATTTCCTTCCGCCGACGGTGCGCTTACGGCCGTTACCAGTTCTTACTGTGTGGATTTGCTGAACATAAACGAAGACCAGACGAAAACCGAGAAGCAGAAAAAAAGACTCCGGATGAAGATTCATCTCATTTTTACTGTTATTTTCTTTGCGCTCATCATGATTTTTAAAGCCATCAACGATAAGTCGATTGTTTACCTGATTATGGAAGTGGCCGGATACACCTACGGTCCGCTGTTGGGTCTGTTTGCCTTCGGCATCCTGACCAGGTTCAGGATTACTAAAAAATACAGCATCATCGCTGTTACTTTGCTGGCGCCGGTGCTCACATACCTGATTAACTATCTGGTGACACAAAACAGCGATTACAGGATAGGCGTGGAACTGATTATGATAAACGGGCTACTGACCTTCATAGGGTTGTGGCTCATCCGCGACCGCAGCACCCACCTGAAGGTTGTGGAGTAA
- a CDS encoding transketolase: protein MSKSIEELKSLTTQIRRDILRMVHAVNSGHPGGSLGCTEYFTALYGKVMNYKLPFTMEGKGEDLFFLSNGHISPVFYSTLARFGFFPVAELGTFRKLNTRLQGHPTTHDNLPGVRIASGSLGQGLSVAVGAALAKKMDGDDALVYTLHGDGELQEGQIWEALMFAAHNKVDNLIATIDYNNRQIDGDTDDVLSLGDLHAKLEAFGWKVLNEKNGNDLETVISILERAKQETGNGKPVAIILHTEMGFGVDYMMGTHAWHGKAPNDEQLDTAFKQLYLEGPADY, encoded by the coding sequence ATGAGTAAAAGTATTGAAGAGCTGAAATCTCTTACAACACAAATCAGAAGAGACATTTTGAGGATGGTGCACGCCGTTAATTCCGGCCATCCTGGCGGAAGCCTTGGCTGTACAGAGTACTTCACCGCACTGTACGGTAAGGTGATGAACTACAAACTGCCGTTTACGATGGAAGGTAAAGGTGAGGATCTGTTCTTCCTTTCCAACGGGCACATTTCGCCGGTATTCTACTCTACTCTGGCAAGATTTGGATTTTTCCCGGTTGCAGAACTGGGTACATTCAGAAAACTGAACACCAGATTACAGGGACACCCTACCACTCACGACAATTTACCGGGCGTTAGGATCGCTTCAGGTTCATTGGGTCAGGGACTGTCGGTGGCTGTAGGCGCGGCACTGGCTAAGAAAATGGATGGCGACGATGCGCTGGTGTACACGCTGCACGGCGACGGTGAACTGCAGGAAGGGCAGATTTGGGAAGCTCTGATGTTTGCTGCTCATAATAAAGTAGATAATTTAATTGCAACCATTGACTATAACAACAGGCAGATAGATGGTGATACCGACGATGTTTTAAGTCTGGGAGATCTGCATGCAAAACTGGAAGCTTTTGGCTGGAAAGTGCTGAATGAGAAGAACGGTAACGACCTGGAGACCGTGATTTCAATCCTGGAACGTGCGAAACAGGAAACAGGAAATGGTAAACCAGTAGCTATTATTCTTCATACCGAAATGGGCTTTGGGGTAGATTATATGATGGGAACCCACGCGTGGCACGGAAAAGCGCCAAACGACGAGCAGCTGGACACAGCCTTCAAACAGCTTTACCTGGAAGGTCCTGCTGATTACTAA
- a CDS encoding transketolase family protein: protein MKYQVLDNKDTRSGFGAGLAELADTNPNVVALCADLIGSLKMEKFIEKAPERFIQVGIAEANMMGIAAGLTINGKIPFTGTFANFSTSRVYDQIRQSIAYSGKNVKICASHAGLTLGEDGATHQVLEDIGMMKMLPGMTVINTCDYNQTKAATLAIADFEGPVYLRFGRPVVPVFIPEDMPFEIGKGIMLQEGTDVTIVATGHLVWESLVAADQLEKEGISCEVINIHTIKPLDEEIILRSVEKTGRIVTAEEHNYLGGLGESVAGMLARKRPTIQEFVAVNDTFGESATPAELMKKYEIDADAVKAAVKRIMSR from the coding sequence ATGAAATACCAAGTTTTAGATAATAAAGATACAAGAAGCGGTTTCGGTGCCGGACTGGCCGAACTTGCTGATACTAACCCCAACGTCGTAGCGCTTTGCGCAGACCTCATCGGCTCCCTGAAGATGGAAAAGTTCATCGAAAAAGCACCGGAACGGTTCATACAGGTAGGAATTGCCGAAGCCAATATGATGGGAATTGCCGCCGGACTTACCATTAACGGGAAAATTCCTTTCACAGGAACCTTCGCCAACTTCTCTACCTCACGAGTGTACGACCAGATCCGTCAGTCCATTGCCTACTCCGGCAAGAACGTGAAGATCTGTGCATCCCACGCGGGACTTACTTTAGGTGAAGACGGCGCTACACACCAGGTTCTGGAGGATATAGGAATGATGAAAATGCTTCCCGGAATGACGGTAATCAACACCTGCGATTACAACCAGACCAAAGCGGCCACATTGGCGATAGCCGATTTCGAAGGTCCTGTGTACCTTAGGTTCGGACGTCCTGTTGTGCCGGTTTTTATTCCGGAAGACATGCCGTTTGAAATTGGCAAAGGAATTATGCTGCAGGAAGGAACCGATGTTACCATCGTAGCTACCGGGCACCTGGTTTGGGAGTCTCTGGTTGCGGCTGATCAGCTTGAAAAGGAAGGAATTTCGTGCGAGGTGATCAACATCCACACAATCAAACCTCTGGACGAAGAAATCATCCTGAGATCAGTGGAAAAAACCGGAAGGATTGTTACAGCCGAAGAACACAACTACCTTGGAGGTTTAGGCGAATCTGTAGCCGGAATGCTCGCCAGAAAAAGACCGACCATCCAGGAATTTGTAGCTGTGAATGACACCTTCGGTGAATCTGCAACTCCGGCAGAACTCATGAAGAAATACGAAATTGATGCTGATGCTGTAAAAGCCGCTGTGAAGAGGATTATGTCCAGATAA